From the genome of Geminocystis herdmanii PCC 6308, one region includes:
- the purU gene encoding formyltetrahydrofolate deformylase, which produces MSLDTATLLVSCPDQQGLVAKIANFIYSNGGNIIHADHHTDLEAGLFLSRIEWQLQGFNLPKDLIARAFSSIAQPLQADWQLHFSDTIPKVAIWVSQQDHCLYDLLWRIQAKELKVKVGLIISNHEKLAKIAEQFGIEYHYLPINNDNKKEQELKQLELLKNANIDLVILAKYMQVLSSDFIKEFPHVINIHHSFLPAFIGAKPYHQAYSRGVKIIGATAHYVTQDLDAGPIIEQDVVKISHRDTVEDLIRKGKDLEKIVLARGVRLHLQHRVLVYGNRTVVFA; this is translated from the coding sequence ATGAGCCTAGATACTGCTACTTTACTCGTATCCTGTCCAGATCAACAAGGTTTAGTTGCCAAAATTGCTAATTTTATCTATTCTAATGGCGGTAATATTATTCATGCCGATCATCATACAGACCTTGAAGCGGGTTTATTTCTCTCCCGTATTGAGTGGCAGTTACAGGGGTTTAATTTGCCTAAAGACTTGATAGCCCGTGCTTTTAGTTCGATCGCACAACCGTTACAAGCTGATTGGCAACTACATTTTTCTGACACCATACCCAAAGTAGCCATCTGGGTAAGTCAACAAGATCATTGTTTGTATGATTTATTATGGCGTATTCAAGCTAAAGAATTAAAAGTGAAAGTTGGTTTAATTATTAGTAATCATGAAAAATTAGCGAAAATTGCTGAACAATTTGGGATAGAATATCATTATTTACCTATTAATAATGATAATAAAAAAGAACAAGAATTAAAACAATTAGAGTTGTTAAAAAATGCTAATATAGATTTAGTTATTTTGGCAAAATATATGCAGGTTTTAAGCTCTGATTTTATTAAAGAATTTCCCCATGTGATTAATATTCATCATTCTTTTTTACCTGCTTTTATTGGTGCAAAACCTTATCATCAAGCCTATAGTCGAGGAGTGAAAATTATCGGTGCAACCGCCCATTATGTTACTCAAGATTTAGATGCTGGTCCTATTATAGAGCAAGATGTGGTTAAAATTAGTCATCGAGATACTGTAGAAGATTTGATTAGAAAGGGTAAAGATTTAGAAAAAATTGTCTTAGCCAGAGGGGTAAGATTACATTTACAACATCGAGTTTTAGTCTATGGAAATCGTACGGTAGTTTTTGCTTAA
- the cysH gene encoding phosphoadenosine phosphosulfate reductase → MLETKLTSHQENASVKSIYPLSHHHLDLQAINDNLALANAQDIIAWANQEFNKNLVMSTSFGIQAAVMLHLVTLVIPNIPVIWIDTGYLPKETYIFAHELTQRLNLNLKVYQSDVSPARMEAIHGKIWQNKDIDSLNLYDRIRKVEPMQKALKELNAKAWLAGLRQNQTDYRQQLSFVNKQGEQYKILPILRWNSKDIYEYLTKYNLPYHPYFDRGYVSVGDWHSSRPLTADDDNERDTRFHGVKQECGLHLPTTTEEAQSLDSSQL, encoded by the coding sequence GTGCTAGAAACTAAGTTAACATCACATCAGGAAAACGCCTCTGTTAAGTCTATATATCCTCTCTCTCATCATCATCTCGATCTTCAGGCTATCAATGACAATCTTGCTTTAGCTAATGCTCAAGACATTATAGCATGGGCAAATCAGGAATTTAACAAAAATTTGGTGATGAGTACCAGTTTTGGCATTCAAGCGGCGGTGATGTTGCATTTAGTCACTTTGGTAATCCCTAATATTCCTGTTATTTGGATTGATACAGGATATTTGCCCAAGGAAACCTATATTTTTGCCCATGAGTTAACCCAAAGACTTAATCTTAATTTGAAAGTCTATCAATCCGATGTTTCTCCTGCTCGAATGGAGGCAATTCATGGTAAAATCTGGCAAAATAAAGATATTGACTCTTTAAATTTGTACGATCGAATCCGTAAAGTTGAACCCATGCAAAAAGCATTAAAAGAGTTAAACGCTAAAGCATGGTTAGCAGGTTTAAGACAAAATCAAACTGACTATCGACAACAATTGAGTTTTGTCAATAAACAAGGTGAACAATATAAAATTTTACCTATACTTAGATGGAACTCTAAAGATATTTATGAATATTTAACTAAGTATAATTTACCCTATCATCCCTATTTCGATCGAGGTTATGTGTCTGTAGGGGATTGGCATTCCAGTCGCCCTTTGACGGCAGATGATGATAACGAAAGAGATACCCGTTTTCATGGGGTAAAACAAGAATGCGGTTTACATCTACCCACTACCACAGAAGAAGCACAAAGCCTTGATTCCAGTCAACTTTAA
- the smpB gene encoding SsrA-binding protein SmpB: protein MTDKPTIKIISDNRQARYLYEILDTYEAGIELAGTEVKSIRLGRVNLRDGYALIRNGEAWLSNVHISPYETTGKYFNHEPRRNRKLLLHKKEINKLIGLLEQQGLTLIPLKMYFKGEWIKVSLGVGKGKKLHDKRETVKRREDQREMARALKRF, encoded by the coding sequence ATGACTGACAAACCAACCATCAAAATTATTAGCGATAATCGTCAAGCTAGATACCTCTACGAAATATTAGACACCTACGAAGCAGGAATCGAATTAGCAGGTACAGAAGTTAAGTCTATCAGACTCGGACGAGTTAATTTAAGAGATGGTTATGCTTTAATCCGCAACGGGGAAGCATGGTTAAGTAATGTCCATATTTCTCCCTACGAAACTACAGGTAAATATTTTAATCATGAGCCACGGCGTAATCGTAAGTTATTATTACACAAGAAAGAAATAAATAAACTCATTGGTTTACTAGAACAACAAGGATTAACTTTAATTCCCCTCAAGATGTATTTTAAAGGAGAATGGATCAAAGTGAGCTTAGGAGTGGGCAAAGGTAAGAAACTCCATGATAAACGAGAAACGGTGAAACGTCGAGAAGATCAACGAGAAATGGCAAGAGCATTAAAAAGATTTTAA
- the msrB gene encoding peptide-methionine (R)-S-oxide reductase MsrB, which produces MKRRTFFTFSILPLIFALNQTKSNGDKSQKMSLSDEQWKKKLTPEQYNILRKEATEKPFSSALNNEKRKGIYACAGCDLPLFNSSTKYDSGTGWPSFYDSIEQSLGTKKDFKLILPRTEYHCAKCGGHQGHVFNDGPKPTGKRYCNNGLALKFIPQA; this is translated from the coding sequence ATGAAAAGACGTACCTTTTTTACTTTTTCGATATTGCCTTTAATTTTTGCCCTTAATCAAACTAAATCTAATGGTGATAAGTCTCAAAAAATGTCCTTATCCGATGAACAATGGAAGAAAAAACTAACTCCTGAACAATATAATATTCTGAGAAAAGAAGCAACAGAAAAGCCTTTTTCTAGCGCTTTAAATAATGAAAAAAGAAAAGGAATTTATGCTTGTGCAGGGTGTGATTTACCTTTATTTAATTCCAGTACTAAGTATGATAGTGGCACAGGTTGGCCGAGTTTTTATGATTCGATCGAGCAGTCTTTAGGAACGAAAAAAGACTTTAAACTAATCTTACCACGCACGGAATATCATTGCGCCAAATGTGGTGGACATCAAGGTCATGTGTTTAATGATGGACCAAAACCCACAGGAAAACGTTATTGTAATAATGGTTTAGCCTTAAAATTTATACCTCAAGCCTAA
- the msrA gene encoding peptide-methionine (S)-S-oxide reductase MsrA: MKKIIAIILFTFLILTPFAHAETEKATFAGGCFWCMESPFDEVKGVISTTSGYTGGNVKNPTYKQVSNGKTGHAEAVEIKYDNNLVNYSQLLEIFWKNIDPTVQNRQFCDVGNQYRSGIFYHDETQQKLALQTKEKVAKQLKKPIYTQIQPVKEFYRAEEYHQDYYKKNPLLYKYYRYRCGRDQRLTEIWGEK, encoded by the coding sequence ATGAAGAAAATAATAGCCATCATACTTTTTACTTTTTTAATTTTAACACCTTTTGCCCATGCTGAAACAGAAAAAGCGACCTTTGCAGGAGGTTGTTTTTGGTGTATGGAATCCCCTTTTGATGAAGTGAAAGGAGTTATTTCCACGACTTCGGGTTATACGGGAGGAAATGTCAAAAATCCTACTTATAAACAAGTAAGTAACGGAAAAACAGGTCATGCGGAAGCAGTAGAGATTAAATATGACAATAATTTAGTCAATTATAGCCAATTATTAGAGATTTTCTGGAAAAATATTGATCCCACTGTACAGAATAGACAATTTTGTGATGTAGGCAATCAGTATCGTAGTGGCATTTTTTACCATGACGAAACCCAACAGAAATTAGCATTACAAACTAAGGAAAAAGTTGCAAAACAACTCAAAAAACCTATTTATACCCAAATACAACCCGTTAAGGAATTTTATCGAGCGGAAGAATATCACCAAGATTATTACAAGAAAAATCCTCTTTTGTACAAATATTATCGTTATCGTTGCGGTAGAGATCAAAGATTAACGGAGATTTGGGGAGAAAAATAA
- a CDS encoding type II toxin-antitoxin system HicB family antitoxin, which produces MNYQYTAKYIKIPSGYMGQIIEWQEVVTEGENLSECRLMLEDALKEMILAYQQQGKIIPVKKHKIFDRITANQICKQAGLAKKF; this is translated from the coding sequence ATGAATTATCAATATACAGCTAAATATATCAAAATTCCTTCGGGATATATGGGGCAAATTATTGAATGGCAAGAAGTTGTTACAGAGGGAGAAAACTTGTCAGAATGTCGATTAATGTTAGAAGATGCTTTAAAGGAGATGATATTAGCCTATCAACAACAAGGCAAAATAATTCCCGTGAAAAAACATAAAATTTTCGATCGAATTACTGCAAATCAAATTTGTAAACAGGCAGGATTAGCCAAGAAGTTTTAA
- a CDS encoding Uma2 family endonuclease → MVQTLVKTISLAEFLTQPETKPAQEYFDNQMLAKPMPQGQHSRIQLKLTNAINAVTENSQIALAFPELRCTFGGRSIVPDVAVFIWDQLPVNEDGTIANKFEIAPNWMIEILSPEQSMSLVTKKIIGCLNNGTTMGWLIDPHSKLIFTYTNGSHPQVFELENEIISVPSFAENLQITLGEIFGWLQVKTVKG, encoded by the coding sequence ATGGTACAAACTCTAGTAAAAACAATCTCCTTAGCAGAATTTCTCACACAACCTGAGACGAAACCTGCTCAAGAATACTTTGATAATCAAATGTTAGCAAAACCCATGCCCCAAGGACAACATAGCCGTATTCAATTAAAGCTAACTAATGCTATTAACGCCGTCACCGAAAACTCTCAGATTGCCCTTGCGTTTCCTGAATTAAGATGTACTTTTGGAGGCAGATCGATCGTGCCTGATGTGGCAGTATTTATATGGGATCAATTACCTGTTAATGAGGATGGTACAATTGCCAATAAATTTGAGATTGCACCAAATTGGATGATTGAAATATTAAGCCCTGAGCAATCTATGAGTTTAGTTACGAAAAAAATCATCGGTTGTTTAAATAATGGTACAACAATGGGTTGGTTAATTGATCCTCATTCAAAGTTAATTTTTACCTATACAAATGGTAGTCATCCTCAAGTTTTTGAGTTAGAAAATGAGATTATTTCTGTGCCTAGTTTTGCCGAAAATTTACAAATTACTTTAGGAGAGATTTTTGGTTGGTTACAAGTAAAAACAGTTAAGGGTTAA